GGAACACTTTGGCCGAGGTACGCCTTTATCAAATCGACTTAACCAGGGTAAGTACACAAGCTGTGGCCGTCGAGCTTGTGTTTACGTCTGGTGAAGGCGCCCAACGAGCCGCCACGGCAGCCGCGTTGATCAACGCCCAATGGTCTGGTGCGGGCGCAACAGACAGCACAGGACAAGGCATAGATCCGAAGCTCGTGGGGGAGCTGGCGAGCATTGCGGCCAAAATGGCCAACAAGACGGCTTAGCTCGCCATTTCACGTAACGCGAACGCTGCCGAAGAACTCAGGCTTATCGCCAACTAATGGGACAGACCTCTTAAGTCCACCGGGCCGGTCGTAAGATCGCTCAGTAAGAAGATCAAAATTCGTCGTGACCAATCCCGCCCAAGGGATGGATGGAATTCGGAGATGGAATGGCGCTGGTTGAAATGGCTCTAGTTGGTCATGACCTAAATCGGCCTCCTTGCAAGTATCCGTGAAAACGGGAGGTGAATCCCTACTTCCGCATATAGCGTTGCATTGAATCCCCCAGGCGCAGTATTACCTCAGGATCGGAGTGGGCAAGCATACTATGTACTTCCATATTGATGAGTCCGGCAATACCGGCAACGACCTTTTCAATGCTGACCAACCGAGACTGAGCTACGGGGTAATATCCAGCAGGACAAACGTTGAAGCGCGCGGAGTGGATATCCACCAGCGGATGCTTAGAAAGGTAGGAAAGACTGAACTGCACGCCAAGAATCTCAGAGAAGATGGCATCATCGCCATTTCAGAGGACCTTTTGGCCCTCCAAAAAAAAATGGAGTTCGACTTCGACTTCTACTTTATAGAGAAGAAGACGCTAGCAGTTGTCGTACTCTTTGATGCCATTTTCGACGCAGGCATCAACCCTGCCGTTAGATGGGAGAGCTACTGGACCCCTCTACGCTTTATGGTAGTACATAAGCTTGCGTACATTTTGGACGAAGAACTTTTGCGCACAGCATGGAACCTGTGCATCGATAGGAATGCCAAGAAGAGGCAAAGCGAAATCGTCGCCCTTCTGACAACAATTCGAGACCGTGCTCTTGCATCCGACTGGGATTATCGCAGCAAAGAGACGATCGTCGACGCTGTGACGTTCGGCATTGCCAACCCTGAGGCCCTGGATTTTGGCCACCCCGATAGAAAGCTCATGTCACCGAACGCCGTTGGCTTCCAGTTCGTGGGGAGCTGCATGGCTCGAAGGCTACGGTCTAAGAAGATCAGAGATGCAGCCTCAATCGTCGTGGACAGGCAGACCGAGTTCAACCAGGCGCAACTTGAGACGAGTCGCGTGCAAAGGCTTATGGCCGAGGGTTGGAAGAAGGCGACACCGCGGGAGCGAGCGCTCTTCTTCAACCACCCACTCTACGCTCACATGGACGAGGATGAGCTTTTCAACTCCGGCCTGCCTACGCGCGAGGCCTGCATCGCCGATAGCAGCACCTCGATCGGCCTTCAGATAGTGGACATCTATCTTTGGATTGCGCAACGAATGATGAGCGGCAGCCTCCCCCGGGGGTTGACTGGGCTCGCGAGAAAAATCTTCCGGCGCTCCCTCATAGATGGGATTAGTATGCGCGGCATGGAGAAGCGGTTTGAGCACTTCCTGTCCACCCTGCCACCAATTGAACAACTGACCGATGAAGATCTCAGATCTGCGGCGGCATCCATTGAAAGGCATCGCAAATCGGTAAAAGAGATGAACGCAGTGCTCCAAGATCAGGAGATATAGAGACCGGGCGACTCCTGCGCGAAACCACTACAGATCGACATTTATTCCTCTCTGCGTGCAGGTCCGAATTGCTTCCAGCAGGCATGAATTTTTAGCCTGCCGCAACCACAGAATACCCGAAGTAGTACGGTCCAAAGGCATTCTTTCCCTTATGGCTCGGTCGAGCACTGCAGAAGCTACCTGAGGTCGACAGAGCTTGCGCGCCCACTGCCAATCAGCCTTCTACAACCTCATCAGCTACAGGCTCGAACTCGGCAACAGCCTCAGACAGCGCAGCCTCGTCGTCCCACTCCAAAACGCCGGCCGGACAGACATCCGAGCTCCTTACAAGGAACTCGAGCAGATCAAGCACTCTTTTCCTGGCCAGTGCATCCTCCCGAACTCTTAGCCACGACGCGTAAGGTTTCTCTCCTGATACGAGTTCACCAAACATTGCTACCTCGAATGTGTGCAGAGAGGCAACAAGACGAACATCGGACGGAGAGTTCTTCACCTCTTCGAGAATTCTTCCATTGGCTACCCAAGCACTGTTTGCGACCAGCTGGCCTTTCCTATTCTTTGCTCTTTGCAAATCAGCATCGTGAAGCACGGAATAGGAACACTTGAACTGATTCAAGATCTTACAGAGCGCAACAATGGTGTACTTCCCGCGCGCCCGCACGATGTGCACATCGTGGAATTTCACCGGATCGTCAGCGATAACCTCCCGAAATGCCGCGTACTCAGTATCCCCCTCCACGATCACCGTCCGACCACCGAAGAAGAACTCGGCAACATAGGGGTCATACATATTCAGGAGCTTCAGCCGCTCCTTGTCTTCATCGCCTAGCCTGGCCCGATCAGGACGGAAGATTGTTGTGCCTGAGACGGTTCCAGCCTGAGATCGCTCCACTCTTACAATGGAAGTATTGTTACGCGAGAGATCGATGAAAGCGGGTGAGTGAGTAGTCACCATCACCTGCCATGTTTTTCCGCCGGGAAGCGAGTAGAGCACGTTGCAAGCATCACGCACTGCGGCAGGGTGCAGGCACAGCTCCGGCTCATCCAGTAGCAGCACATGGGGCCTTTCCGTTCCTTTCGCTCCCGCTTTGTGGTCCGCGATGATCCTGAGCGCGTTCCACATAAGTGTTCGCCTGGCTCCACTGCCCTGTCGCTCCAGATCCGATTGGTGCCCATCCGCAGGCCCCATTCTGAGAGCTGGCGGCGCCTTGAAGAAGGATATGCTCCTGCTTAGATCGTCCTCTGGACGAGCATCCAACGTAATACTGTAGCCTGGGAAAACATCAGCCATGGCCCTCACCAGTTCTAGACGCACCTCGTCGATCGCCTCCATTGCCTCGGTTGCAACTGCCTTTTGGAGTTCCGCGACTCCTGCAAGGAGCTTTGCGTAAGCACCTTCCTTGCCCTCTTCTTCGATAAGCGCCTTGACCCGCTGCTTCGTCGCCTCCTCCAGAAGGGAAATGATGCTGTCGGCTTGCCTCTTGGGATCGTCGAAGGCTTCAATTCTATGCATCTCGGGCCTATTGGACTGAGCAACGGATGCGGTTCCCCAAGGGCCATGGTTAGCATCCCAAGCGTTGAGCTCGACGTTGAAGCCCCTTTTCTCAGGCTTACCAGGGCAACGCCAAGTCCATCGCTCCCTTACATGTCGATCTCCATTGGGTCGAACATCAATCCACTTATCAGCCGGCGGCTTACTATCAGCGAAGAGGACGGTCTCAAGCTCGATACTCGGCATGTCCTCGTCTTTCAACTCTGCACCCGTGACGTAGCCACCAGGAAAATCCTCGGCCAGCAGGTCCCCCCTCGCACCCGACTCCATCACAAGCTGGTACGCGCGAAGGATGGAGCTCTTCCCGGTGTTATTCGCACCTACCAGGACGACAATGTCGTCTAGCTCGATTTCAACAGCCTGCCTGCCTATTGCCCGAAAATTCTTAATTACTAGCTTGTGCATTCGAGCCCGCGGTGCCACCTGATCCTCGGCCACAAGCTTTTTCTCTCCGACCTTCTTCTTTGCAGTTGCCATTGCGCCCCCCCCTGTTTTTTCAACCGCCATATTGCAGCCACACCAATACTCGACCCGATAGATGCATCCTGTCTGTCAGATTATCCCTATGCGGATAGCTTCCTTATGCGGAGGTTCCTGCAATTGAGGCGTTCACCGTCGTCAACTAGGCCAAGCAAAGAGCGGCGGTGAGTGGGGTGAAGCGTCCTTCTTCGGCCACGGCATGGCTTGGGCGCTGAATCCACAGGCGCTCAACCGAGGCGTGTCGCAAGCTATCCTTGCCACTAGTGGCAAGGAATTCTGGGGCAAAGAGACAGTGACGTGACATAGGTGCTCGATAGCGGGACGGAAGTTGCGAACGCGGATTAGCCCAAGCCGCTGAGGCAGCAGCCAACCCCGAAATCGAGTTCGATATATTTATATCTTACTTTTCAACAACTTGCGTCTTCGCAGCAATAGGTCTATACAGGTTCAATCAGACCGGACAGAGCGCGACTAAGCATGCCAGGCTCTCAGATCCCTCCCCCACCGCCCCCTTCCAGCTCCTTCTGGGCGGCACCGTTGCTTGGCGTAACCGTCCCCGACAGCCCCATCTTCTCAGCGGCGGACACAGCCAGGCTGTTGGGCTTCCCCACAAGGGAGGCCCTCGCAAAAGCACGCCGAACCGGACGGCTCTCTATAAAGATGTTCCAGATTCCTGGACGGAGAGGCTGGTTCGCTCGTCGCGAAGAGGTATGCGCCTGGCTACACCAATCCCTGAACAGCGAGGAGGAAGCCCGATGAGCTAGCGAAAGCACGGGCCCTCAATAGAAAAGGCCGCACATTTGCCGTGTGCGGCCCTTGATACGGCAAACGGCTTCTCGATCCGTTGCCCGATATTGAGCTCCGCCCTCCATGCAAGTCAAGCCCCGTGGCATAGCGCCGCGCGGCCGCCCTTTGCCCGTCTGCGCTGGATCCAGCGCGGATTAGGAGGTCTCATGCCTTTATCTGCCCCAGAGTTCCAGTCGTACGTAGAGCGATTGTCTCTTTCGGCCGCTGCAATCAGCTACATAGCCGACACCCGTTCTAGTGAGCCGGCGCGATCCGTCAGATCTGTCGGATACCACAACACGGTCTGGCGCTACCCAAGCGCGAAGATGGGGTTCTCAGTGGCGCTTGAGAGTACGGAGGAGCACACATGCGCCGCTCAGCTTGAGTACGACGCAAGCGTCATCGAGTACTGGGACCAGCCGCCCGCTGTAAGTCTAGATGTGTTGGATTTCCACGGGAGGAGGAGAAAGGCGAACTACGTTGCTGACTTCCTCACATTGAAGGAATCCAGCGTCGAGGTGGTCCAGGTCAAGACTGCCTCCGAGTGTGAACGCTTGGCCAGTTCCAACCCCAACAGATGGACGTGGGACGGAGCCAAGGCAGCTGACCTTGCAGCCGACGCGCACTTCCAAGAAATCGGCTTAGTACACCGCGTGGTCTCTGACGGATGCTCACGAAGAATTTTCGCTGAGAACTGCTTGCTTCTGTTGCGTCTTCGGCAAGCATCTACGCGAAGCATCGATGCTCGTCAGCTTGCCAAAGCCTGCTCCACGCTCAGGCAGCGAAAGGTCTTCACCCTGGGCCAGTTAATGCGTGCAGTGAACACTTCCTCAGCGAATGAAGTCGTGCGGTTGATAGACCTAGGTGCTCTCTTCACCGATCTCAATCGATGCCGCCTGTCGGTACCTGATGAGTGCCTGGTCTCCTTTGAACCTGACATCGTGACCAGTCATCTTCATCGCCTAGACATGCTGGGCACTGCAGCCGAACATCTATTCCAGCTGACACAAGCGGAGGCAATAGAGGTCCACGGCCGATTGCTCGTCATACGTGGCCTGGTGCCTGCGATGAAGTCTGATCGAACAACGAGGCGCTGGCGCGCGCGATTTCTCCAAGCAGGGGGCGACCCATCGGCTCTCCGCCCAAGACATCGATCAAAGGGTAATAGAACGCCCAGGCAGACACCTGAAGAATTCGCAGTGATGGATCGCGCCATCAGCACCTACTTCCTCAGCGCAGATGCCCTAAGTGTTCAGGCGGCATACTCGCAGTACCTACTTGATCATCAGCTTTCTATTGCCGAGGGCAAGCTACTAGGCAACTCAGTCGCCGCATCCAAGGAGACCTTCCGTCTTCGGTGCAAACGGCTGCCAAAGGAAATCGCTGAAGGGGCCCGGAGCGGGACAAGAGCTGCTGCAGCTTCCGCCCCCCCGGTGGACCCGGCGCTGACACACCTATCTCCGGCACGGGCATTTGAGCGGGCGCATACCGACCACTACCAGTGCGATCTGCACGTAGTCGTGATTGACACCAAGCCACCAATCACCAGCAAGCCTTGGATAACTGCACTTCGAGATCATGCCACCGGTCAAGTGTTAGCGACGTCCTTGAGCTTCAGCAGTCCAAGCAATCACAGCGTGCTGGGAGTTCTCCGCGACTGTGCACGGCGCTGGGGACGGCTCCCTGAGTCGATCGTCGTGGACAACGGAGCCGAGTTCAACTCCGTGTACTTTGAAACCACCCTGGCCAGCTTGGGCGTTTCAAAGCAGAGCAGGCCCCCGGGAGAACCACGCTCTGGCGGGCAGATCGAAGGGTGGTTCCGTTCGCTCAAGTCCTACCTCAGCCAGCAGCCAGGGAACACGACAAACGACGCTAGGGGACGATCAGCTACAGCAAAGTTCAAAGGACAAAGTCAAACAAGCTGGACACTTGCGACGGCTTATCAGACCATGGATGAGTTCATCTTCAGCATCTACAACAACAACATTTCTGATGGCTGCCTTCACAGCCGATCACACGCCTCAGAGTCACTTCTAACTGCATTCCCCGAAAGTGGAGTACCGACACCCTTCACCCGCGAGCTGCTTGCCAGAACGGCAATTCCGCTCCGGAGACCACTAAGGCTTGATCGAGCGCGGGGAATTCGTCATTGCGCGAGATGGTACAGACATCCCAAATTGTTTGAGTCAAGATCCGGTCCGGGGCCCTTCGAAGCCTATGTCGAGCCCTGGGACGCCAACACACTCTATGTGCTGATAGACGGGCAACGTATCCCCTGCCGGCATGGCTCTCAGCATGCAATTGACCTTACGACGGACTTTACGCCGGCTCTGGACTCGATCCGGTTCCTGGGCAGCACCAGAGGCCGTGCGCTCCTCGCTAAAGCCGCGTCGATCGAGACAGCCAAGCTGACAAGGCGCTTCGCTGAGGCTGACAAGGCCAGACAAAGGGCGATTAGCGTATCCAAGGCACAGAAGCCAGCTGCGCCCCGCAAGAGGTTACCAGCGCGACGCGCCCTGATACTGCCTTATGGTCCCGGTGACGCATCATGAATGAGCATCTCCGAGAGGCCGTGAATGGGGCTCGATTTCCGCATCCTCGCTACGTTGAGGCAGTGAGGTCTGCAGCAGCATTGATGACATTCAGTGGGGATGGATCTGTGATTGCAATGGTGGGCCCACCCAGAGCGGGGAAAAGCACTGCCGGAAGGGCCGCCGCGAGAGAGGTGTACCCACACTCCACCCCTGATTCCATTCCTTACGTAGTTGTGGATTGCAGTCGAACCGACGCCGGCTACATGTCCATGCGTTACCTAACCCTAGACCTCCTCGCCCAACTCGGCCATCCGTTCTATGGCGATCTCGAGCACTCTTTAAGGCTGAAGCTTACGGAGACCAACGCGCGCCTACAGCTCCGTCGCGCAATTGAGTACAGGCGCACCAAGCTACTCATCATCGACGAGGCCCATCATCTTCTACGCGTTAAGGACAGGTCCGGACGCGAAGCCGCATTGGAATCGCTGAAGTGCCTTGGAAATGAAACTGGTGCCTTGATATTTCTCATCGGCGGGTACGAACTTCTCAGGGAATGTTTCTGTTCTGCTCACATGAACGGGAGGCTGTCTATCCTTCATTTTCCGCGCTACGGAACTAGCATCTCTGATGCGGGATGCTTCGACAGGATTCTCGCATCCTATGATGTTCTACTCCCTTGGGCAAAGGGGCACTCACTCCTCGAGATGAGAGATCTCCTATACGAGGGATCGCTCGGGTCGTGTGGACTTGTCGGCAACTGGATTCTTCTTGCGCTAGCGCGGATGACTTCGTTGCGATCGCAGCGACTTCGCATGGAGCACTTCAGATCAGCCAGGTATAAGCAGCAGCTGGCGGAGATCGCAGAGGACATCACGTTTGGCGAGTCCGCTCTCCAGCCGATTGAGAAAGATCACACAAGCATCTTTGAACTCACCTCCATCACGGACGTCTCTGAAAGGAAAGCAGCTCGCAGGCCAGGCAAGCGGATTCCAACGCGAGATCCAGTTGGCAACGTTGAGCGTCGGCGATGAACGCATACTTCCATGTTGCACCTATCGCCCTTGGCACATTGGAGGTTGAGTGCTTGTCCTCGCTGCTCCACCGCATTTCATACGCCCACGGCGTTTCGCGGTTTCAGTTCATATCGCATCTGCAGTCTCGCTGGTGGACCGAAACTGGAAACCATCTCCCTCGATGTGAAGAGCTGAGATGGGACGGCTACAGTCCGAAAGTCTCTATTGCGCTAACCGCACTCAATTATGCGTTTGGCTATGACTTGGAGGGAACGACCCTCGTCGCCTTACAGGGCATTTGCGCAGGAAATTGCATCGGATCCATAAAGCATGAAAGATGCTGGTGCCCTGCTTGTCTCAGGGGTGATCGTGAAGTCGGCAGGCCACCATATGATCGTCTACTGTGGCGAATCCAAGGCGTTGAACGCTGCAGTCTTCATAAGCTTCGGCTTCGACGCAACTGCCCTCACTGCGGGTCAGGGCAAACCAAAGACAGCAGCAAAGTCGAGCTAGACCAATGCAGTACCTGCGGTCAAAGCCTATCCAACCTAACGTCTATCGGGGACTATGCGCCGCGACCGCCATTCGGTGAGGAGCAGACAGAGCAACTGATCCTCCGACTGGGAGAGGTCCGTGGAGCAGCCTCGGGTTCGCTGCAGGTGTTCCTTAGCAACGTCAGTAGCCCTACCAAGGATTGGGGAAAGCATCTTGGCGACATCTTCCACACGAGGCACTGCCCGATTCTTCCGCAGCTGACGTCGTTGATTGCAGTGGCTACCCACTTTGGTGTGGACATCGTGCAACTGATAACTTCGCCAGCTTCGGCAGCCGCCCAATCTGGATTAGAGATTGGCAATGCGTCACCGCGAAAGGTGCGCAGACCAAGTTCCCACTTGCGAGCGAACCGTACCGCGTGGTTTCGGAAGGAACTGGAGACTGCCCTCGCCGCAGGCCCGCCCTACCCTTCTACAGCTCAGTTCTGCCGCAGCCGAGACTACAGCGCCACTGCTGCCAGAAACAGTTTTCCATGGCTTACCGGACAACTCAGTGCCCTGCATCGTGAGTGCAGCAGAGCTAACCTGGAACGGCAAATTCTGGCTGCGGCAAAGGCGATTCGATCCTTGCCGCAAGGCACGAAGCGCCTTCCAGCTAAGGTCCGAGCGCGCCTGATTGCCGAGCAATCAGGCGCTCCCATGCATGTGGTACGGAGAATTCTGTCGGCCGATCGTTAGTGGCCGAGGAGAGATGTTCACTATCGACCAGCAGCCGCCATCCGCGCGGCGCAATCGTATCCAGCGCACACCTCAATCGCCTTGTTACTTCACCGTTGCACGCCACGCGGGCCACGCCTCGCCGATCACACCCAGCGCGGATTTCAGGAACAGAAGCGCGATCACCGCGCCTGCTGCGATGTCCGGCCAGCCGCTTCCGCTCAGCGCTACACCACCGGCAGCCACCAACACACCGATGTTGGCGGCGACATCATTGCGGGAACACTCAAAGGTGCTTTTCATGTTGATGTTGAACGCGCGGAACCGCCACAGCAGTGCCAGGCACACCAGATTGGCCACCAGCGCGATGGCTCCGAACCCCAGCATCAAGCCGCTGGAAGGCGGCACGCCGTGGATCAGCTTGCTGACCACCTCCACCACGATGAAGACAAAGAAGGCCAGGATCAGCAGCCCCTTGGCGAGGGCCGCACCGGCCTCCCAGCGCGCCCCCCGGTTCACTGCCCACAGGCTCAGGCCGTACACGATCGCGTCGCCCAGCATGTCCACTGCATCGGCCTGCAGGGCACTGGAGCCCGCCACGATGCCTGCGGCGAACTCGATGAAGAACATCGCCAGGTTGATGATGAGTACTGCCACCAGTACGCGGCGCTGCGCACTGTGGAGGGCCAAGGCTTCCAGTTCCTGGCGCTTGTGGCCGCAGCAGTGGTCCATGGGTGACTCCCGCCAGGCTGTGCCCGGGCTTGAAAAAGGATGGGGCAGCCGTTATAAACCCTGTAGCCCCTACAAGGTCAAGCCCATGCCCACCCACCTCACCATCGGCCAGCTGGCCCGCCAGACCGGCACCAAGGCCGAAACCATCCGCTATTACGAGAAGATCGGCCTGCTGCAGCCGCCACTGCGCTCGGAGGGCAACTACCGCTACTACGGCGCGCAGGACCAGAGGCGTCTGTCGTTCGTGCGCCGCGCCCGCGAGCTTGGCTTCCCCATCGAACAGATCCGCGAGCTGATTGCTTTTGGTGAACAGCGGGAGCACGAGTGCAGTTCGGTGGACGATGTGGTGAAAGCGCACATCGCAGACATCACGCGCCGGATCCTGGACCTGCAGGCGTTGCAGGGCGAGCTGGAGAGGATGATCGGCAATTGCCCGGGCGGCCGCGTAGCCGATTGCAGGGTGCTGGAAGCCCTTCAGCCGCAGCCTGCTGCTTGACCTTGTAGCCGCATCAAGGTTTACAACGCCGGGCTACTTCGCCACCGCGCGGCCCTGCCGCCCTGACGACCCATGACCCTGTTGCCCCATCCGCTTGCCCTGGCGCTGAGCGCCGCCCTGCTGTCCGCCGTTGCCCCGGCCAATGCACATGAACCGCCCGCCGCGCACGACGACCACCACGATGAGGCCGTGGAGCTGGATGCGGTGGTGGTGCAGTCAACCCGATCAGGGCGCCGCGTTTCCGACGAACCGATCCGGGTAGACGTCGTGTCGCAGGAAGAGATCGAAGAGAAGCTGCTGATGTCGCCGGGCAACGTCTCCATGCTTGTGGCCGAGACGGCGGGCGTGCGGGTGCAGAACACCTCGCCGGGCATGGGCGCATCCAACATCCGCATCCAAGGCCTGCGCGGCCGGTATACCCAGCTGCTGGCCGATGGTCTGCCGCTGTACGGCGGCCAGTCATCGTCCATCGGCCTGCTGCAGATTCCCCCGACCGACCTTGGCAGTGTCGAGATCATCAAGGGCAGCGCGTCGGCGTTGTACGGTCCGGCAGCGTTGGGCGGCGTGGTGAACCTGATATCGCGCCGGCCCAAGGAAACCGCCGAGGCCGAAATGCTGCTCAATGCCACCAGCCGTGGCGGGCAGGACGTAACCGGCTACGCAGCCGGGCCGCTGGCCGAGCACTGGGGCCTCTCTGTGGTGGGTGGCTACCATCGGCGGGACCGCCAGGACCTGGAGGGAGACGGCTGGGCCGACATCCCGGGCTACGAGCGTGCCACGGTCCGGCCGCGGCTGTTCTGGGAATCGGAAAACGGAGCGCGCGCACTGCTGACGGCAGGCGCTATGCGTGAGAGTCGGCTGGGCGGAACACTGCCCGGTCAACGGGCACCCGACGGGCAGCCCTTCGCTCTCACGCAGCGCACGGAGCGCATTGATGCCGGCGCGGTTGTCGATGTTCCGGTGCGCGAGAGCAACCGCCTGCAACTGCGCGCATCGGCCATGTCCACCGATCACGACCACGGGTACGGCCCTGAGCAGGACAACGACACCCACCAGACCGGATTTGCGGAAATCAGCTATGCGTCCGGCGTAGGCGCCACCAGCTGGCTGGCGGGCATTGCCGCGCAGCAGGACCGGTTCCGTTCCGCCCGATACCCGCAGTTTGATTACCGCTACACCGTGCCTGCCCTGTTCGTGCAGGCCGAGCAGGCGCTGCGCGATGACCTCACGCTTTCCGGCAGTGCGCGCTGGGATGACCACAGCGTCTATGGCGGGCACTTCAGCCCCCGCGTGTCACTGTTGTTCCGCCCTGACGAGTGGACCCTGCGCGCGTCGATCGGCAGAGGCTTCTATGCTCCTACGCCCTTCGTCGAGCAGATCGAGGCCGCTGGCCTGTCACGGCTGGAGCCGCTCACCGGCCTTCGCGCGGAAATCGCTACGACCGGGTCCATCGACGCAGGCTATGTGCATGGCCCTTGGGAGCTCAACCTCAGCGTGTTCGCATCCGACATCGACCATGCGGTACGCCTGGTGGAATCTGCGACCTCCTCGGGTGAACGTGTGCAACTGGTCAATGTAGACGGCGTCACCCGCACCCGTGGTAGTGAGCTGCTGCTGCGCTATCGCTGGCAGGACATCTCAGTGACCGGCAGTTATGTCTACACCGATGCGCGCGAACCTGGTGAGGAGGGCGCCGGCCGCCGTCTAGTTTCACTCACACCCCGGCACAGCGCAGGCCTGGTTGCCATGTGGGAACAGCATGACCGTGGCCGTATAGGCCTGGAAGCCTACTACACCGGCATCCAAGCGCTTGATGACAATCCCTGGCGTCGACGCAGCCGACCGTATCTGGAAGTCGGTGCACTGGGAGAAATCGTGCTGGGAAGAGTCAGCCTGTTCCTCAACCTGGAAAACATACTCAACGTCCGCCAGAGCGGCTACAACC
This genomic window from Stenotrophomonas maltophilia contains:
- a CDS encoding DDE-type integrase/transposase/recombinase, coding for MPLSAPEFQSYVERLSLSAAAISYIADTRSSEPARSVRSVGYHNTVWRYPSAKMGFSVALESTEEHTCAAQLEYDASVIEYWDQPPAVSLDVLDFHGRRRKANYVADFLTLKESSVEVVQVKTASECERLASSNPNRWTWDGAKAADLAADAHFQEIGLVHRVVSDGCSRRIFAENCLLLLRLRQASTRSIDARQLAKACSTLRQRKVFTLGQLMRAVNTSSANEVVRLIDLGALFTDLNRCRLSVPDECLVSFEPDIVTSHLHRLDMLGTAAEHLFQLTQAEAIEVHGRLLVIRGLVPAMKSDRTTRRWRARFLQAGGDPSALRPRHRSKGNRTPRQTPEEFAVMDRAISTYFLSADALSVQAAYSQYLLDHQLSIAEGKLLGNSVAASKETFRLRCKRLPKEIAEGARSGTRAAAASAPPVDPALTHLSPARAFERAHTDHYQCDLHVVVIDTKPPITSKPWITALRDHATGQVLATSLSFSSPSNHSVLGVLRDCARRWGRLPESIVVDNGAEFNSVYFETTLASLGVSKQSRPPGEPRSGGQIEGWFRSLKSYLSQQPGNTTNDARGRSATAKFKGQSQTSWTLATAYQTMDEFIFSIYNNNISDGCLHSRSHASESLLTAFPESGVPTPFTRELLARTAIPLRRPLRLDRARGIRHCARWYRHPKLFESRSGPGPFEAYVEPWDANTLYVLIDGQRIPCRHGSQHAIDLTTDFTPALDSIRFLGSTRGRALLAKAASIETAKLTRRFAEADKARQRAISVSKAQKPAAPRKRLPARRALILPYGPGDAS
- a CDS encoding DUF3800 domain-containing protein, giving the protein MGKHTMYFHIDESGNTGNDLFNADQPRLSYGVISSRTNVEARGVDIHQRMLRKVGKTELHAKNLREDGIIAISEDLLALQKKMEFDFDFYFIEKKTLAVVVLFDAIFDAGINPAVRWESYWTPLRFMVVHKLAYILDEELLRTAWNLCIDRNAKKRQSEIVALLTTIRDRALASDWDYRSKETIVDAVTFGIANPEALDFGHPDRKLMSPNAVGFQFVGSCMARRLRSKKIRDAASIVVDRQTEFNQAQLETSRVQRLMAEGWKKATPRERALFFNHPLYAHMDEDELFNSGLPTREACIADSSTSIGLQIVDIYLWIAQRMMSGSLPRGLTGLARKIFRRSLIDGISMRGMEKRFEHFLSTLPPIEQLTDEDLRSAAASIERHRKSVKEMNAVLQDQEI
- a CDS encoding ATP-dependent nuclease; the encoded protein is MATAKKKVGEKKLVAEDQVAPRARMHKLVIKNFRAIGRQAVEIELDDIVVLVGANNTGKSSILRAYQLVMESGARGDLLAEDFPGGYVTGAELKDEDMPSIELETVLFADSKPPADKWIDVRPNGDRHVRERWTWRCPGKPEKRGFNVELNAWDANHGPWGTASVAQSNRPEMHRIEAFDDPKRQADSIISLLEEATKQRVKALIEEEGKEGAYAKLLAGVAELQKAVATEAMEAIDEVRLELVRAMADVFPGYSITLDARPEDDLSRSISFFKAPPALRMGPADGHQSDLERQGSGARRTLMWNALRIIADHKAGAKGTERPHVLLLDEPELCLHPAAVRDACNVLYSLPGGKTWQVMVTTHSPAFIDLSRNNTSIVRVERSQAGTVSGTTIFRPDRARLGDEDKERLKLLNMYDPYVAEFFFGGRTVIVEGDTEYAAFREVIADDPVKFHDVHIVRARGKYTIVALCKILNQFKCSYSVLHDADLQRAKNRKGQLVANSAWVANGRILEEVKNSPSDVRLVASLHTFEVAMFGELVSGEKPYASWLRVREDALARKRVLDLLEFLVRSSDVCPAGVLEWDDEAALSEAVAEFEPVADEVVEG
- a CDS encoding ATP-binding protein, which gives rise to MNEHLREAVNGARFPHPRYVEAVRSAAALMTFSGDGSVIAMVGPPRAGKSTAGRAAAREVYPHSTPDSIPYVVVDCSRTDAGYMSMRYLTLDLLAQLGHPFYGDLEHSLRLKLTETNARLQLRRAIEYRRTKLLIIDEAHHLLRVKDRSGREAALESLKCLGNETGALIFLIGGYELLRECFCSAHMNGRLSILHFPRYGTSISDAGCFDRILASYDVLLPWAKGHSLLEMRDLLYEGSLGSCGLVGNWILLALARMTSLRSQRLRMEHFRSARYKQQLAEIAEDITFGESALQPIEKDHTSIFELTSITDVSERKAARRPGKRIPTRDPVGNVERRR
- a CDS encoding cation transporter, which codes for MDHCCGHKRQELEALALHSAQRRVLVAVLIINLAMFFIEFAAGIVAGSSALQADAVDMLGDAIVYGLSLWAVNRGARWEAGAALAKGLLILAFFVFIVVEVVSKLIHGVPPSSGLMLGFGAIALVANLVCLALLWRFRAFNINMKSTFECSRNDVAANIGVLVAAGGVALSGSGWPDIAAGAVIALLFLKSALGVIGEAWPAWRATVK
- a CDS encoding TniQ family protein; protein product: MNAYFHVAPIALGTLEVECLSSLLHRISYAHGVSRFQFISHLQSRWWTETGNHLPRCEELRWDGYSPKVSIALTALNYAFGYDLEGTTLVALQGICAGNCIGSIKHERCWCPACLRGDREVGRPPYDRLLWRIQGVERCSLHKLRLRRNCPHCGSGQTKDSSKVELDQCSTCGQSLSNLTSIGDYAPRPPFGEEQTEQLILRLGEVRGAASGSLQVFLSNVSSPTKDWGKHLGDIFHTRHCPILPQLTSLIAVATHFGVDIVQLITSPASAAAQSGLEIGNASPRKVRRPSSHLRANRTAWFRKELETALAAGPPYPSTAQFCRSRDYSATAARNSFPWLTGQLSALHRECSRANLERQILAAAKAIRSLPQGTKRLPAKVRARLIAEQSGAPMHVVRRILSADR
- a CDS encoding MerR family transcriptional regulator translates to MGDSRQAVPGLEKGWGSRYKPCSPYKVKPMPTHLTIGQLARQTGTKAETIRYYEKIGLLQPPLRSEGNYRYYGAQDQRRLSFVRRARELGFPIEQIRELIAFGEQREHECSSVDDVVKAHIADITRRILDLQALQGELERMIGNCPGGRVADCRVLEALQPQPAA